One part of the Ornithorhynchus anatinus isolate Pmale09 chromosome 21, mOrnAna1.pri.v4, whole genome shotgun sequence genome encodes these proteins:
- the DACT2 gene encoding dapper homolog 2 isoform X2, translating into MLTRIVLSEGSHLRRQDIGLKSHLDQLDQQINELKLDVSQTSSEHLDSDSRPSSGFYDLSDGGSASLSTSCASVSSESISSWSGGLRPGGRPPSPARLGLLDYRPKSADGTTVRAAPLQQRGVYVPEGGWGRAGLDPPREAGGRPKPRPVSTGDLGRPGPLSAGPQKASTPELRPSSLLGPGADVQFLPVDPKYRSDLVSRSGSDVYLYPSPLHAVALQSPLFSLAGGLSPLRPPASGAAAPGIVGVEPGVAGGYIDKLLRLNRCQGNLSGGAGPRGSIQGQLSTPTSRGAGLRTGSGSQLQRRVLCSPERSGAGGRGQREAQSRVDLERPTPPPATESVATKPRPAGQLAASDSPLAAPVGAGAALARREVGRGRPGRCPEGLVPEQFLRRRETHSLRPAPVPPEVKTLKIKRRNSEKVQRLLPGRMLGTSWAGLRLRLEDAPSPGAHGGRGLVRRPTFSGEGPARSCSESSLYRAPLSPPPAPPSPPKLDGAPTRSSFRPAVAAPGAAVPRGPAKKKQRRWESSVEISARTPSAGHGPPPGRRRAGALRPAGLRARSGCPRRGPPAGSQSDQSEYSAECASLFHSTLAETSEEEDASDCTANRFGDSESSDGDAARLSRSSPALHARGTGGEPAWPRSRMPAPPGPRVCRIKASKALKKKIRRFQPAALKVMTTV; encoded by the exons GCTTCTACGACCTGAGCGATGGGGGCTCCGCCTCGCTGTCCACCTCTTGCGCTTCCGTCTCCAGCGAGTCCATCTCCTCCTGGTCCGGCGGCCTGCGGCCCGGCGGGCGGCCCCCCAGCCCGGCCAGGCTCGGCCTGCTCGATTACCGGCCCAAGTCCGCCGACGGAACCACGGTCCGGGCCGCCCCCCTCCAGCAGCGGGGGGTCTACGTGCCCGAGGGGGGCTGGGGCAGAGCCggcctggatccaccccgggaggccgggggcaggCCCAAGCCCAGACCCGTTTCCACAG GTGACCTGGGAAGACCGGGACCCCTATCCGCGGGACCGCAGAAGGCATCGACGCCCGAGCTGAGGCCCTCATCCCTGCTCGGCCCCGGGGCTGACGTCCAGTTCCTGCCCGTGGACCCCAAGTACCGGAGCGACCTGGTGTCCAGGAGCGGCAGTGACGTGTACCTGTACCCCAGCCCCTTGCACGCCGTGGCCCTGCAGAGCCCCCTGTTCTCTCTGGCGGGGGGCCTCTCACCTCTCAGGCCCCCCGCGTCTGGGGCTGCAGCTCCCGGAATCGTCGGGGTCGAGCCGGGGGTGGCAGGGGGCTATATCGATAAGCTGCTCCGGCTGAACCGGTGCCAGGGCAACCTCTCGGGGGGAGCTGGGCCGAGGGGCTCGATCCAGGGGCAGCTCTCCACTCCCACCTCCAGAGGGGCTGGGCTGAGAACGGGGTCTGGCTCCCAGCTCCAGAGGCGGGTCCTCTGCTCCCCAGaaaggagtggagcaggaggacgAGGGCAGAGGGAAGCACAGTCCCGCGTGGACCTCGAACGACCAACCCCGCCGCCGGCCACAGAGTCGGTGGCCACcaagccccgccccgccggccagcTGGCCGCCAGCGACTCCCCTCTCGCGGCCCCGGTGGGAGCGGGCGCGGCGTTGGCCCGCcgagaggtgggcagggggagaccTGGGCGGTGTCCAGAGGGGTTAGTTCCCGAGCAGTTTCTCCGGCGGCGGGAGACCCACTCCCTGAGgccagcccctgtccctcctgaGGTAAAGACTTTGAAGATCAAGAGGAGAAACAGCGAGAAGGTGCAGAGACTGTTGCCAGGGAGAATGCTGGGCACTTCTTGGGCCGGCCTCAGGCTGAGGTTGGAGGACGCTCCGTCCCCCGGagcccacgggggccggggactgGTTAGGAGACCCACGTTctcgggggaggggccggcccggTCCTGCTCGGAGTCCAGCTTGTACCGGGCGCCGCtcagcccgcccccggccccgccgtcccCGCCGAAGCTCGACGGGGCCCCGACCCGCTCCTCTTTCCGTCCGGCCGTGGCCGCGCCCGGCGCGGCCGTCCCCAGGGGCCCCGCCAAGAAGAAGCAGCGCAGGTGGGAGTCCAGCGTGGAGATCTCCGCCCGGACCCCCTCGGCCGGCCAcgggccgcccccgggccggAGGAGAGCCGGGGCCCTGCGTCCGGCCGGCCTGCGGGCCCGCTCGGGGTgcccccgccgcggccccccAGCCGGAAGCCAGTCGGACCAGTCCGAATACTCGGCCGAATGCGCCTCCCTCTTCCACTCCACGCTCgcggagaccagcgaggaggagGATGCCAGCGACTGCACGGCCAATCGCTTCGGGGACAGCGAGTCCAGCGACGGAGACGCGGCCCGCCTCAGCAGGAGCAGTCCGGCCCTCCACGCCCGGGGGACCGGGGGCGAGCCGGCGTGGCCCAGATCCAGGATGCCTGCACCTCCGGGCCCCCGGGTCTGCCGCATCAAAGCCTCCAAGGCCCTGAAGAAAAAGATCCGGAGGTTCCAGCCTGCCGCTCTGAAGGTTATGACCACCGTGTAA